AATAGTATGTTCCATGGGTGGAAGTCTCCGTGGACCCTAGCGCATCTATAGGCTTTCTTCTTTAGCTTCCAGCGCCACTCAACACATTTTCGTTCAATCTCCATCAGGGTCTTCTCGTCAGCGTAATCTAGTCCAGCTGGATAGCTGTCTATTAATCCCATTATGCATTCTCCATGCCCAATTAAGTCTCTAACTCGTCGAATATAAAGTGATTCCAGCCCAGCGCCCTTAACCGAATGGATTTCAACGAGATAGTTTGATAGAGCTAGGCAACGCTCAATATCTAGGCTTGTTAATTCGCCCCTAGCCTTTATCGCCTCTAAATCCAAGTAGTAAGGTTTACCCTCAACAAACTCTGTTAATATAAAGAATTCTCTGCAGTCTCCAAGCGATTTTAATGTTCCATTAGCCGTGAATGCTCCAACATCAATAGATCTGACGTGTTTTGGAAGTTTGTTGAATGCTGAGTGCTGCCATAAAAGTATCTGAGCCCTATCAGAGAAGTGTTCATGCCCAAATCCACTTGGCCTAATTGTCTCTAAAACAACTCTCTTAACCTCGTCGTTAACGGTTACC
Above is a window of Candidatus Bathyarchaeia archaeon DNA encoding:
- a CDS encoding phosphotransferase, with the protein product MEIALSGSESLRKYFHEVYGPKADVLRVLEIVSGKEKSGEELKGFGYGIPYLIEVTVNDEVKRVVLETIRPSGFGHEHFSDRAQILLWQHSAFNKLPKHVRSIDVGAFTANGTLKSLGDCREFFILTEFVEGKPYYLDLEAIKARGELTSLDIERCLALSNYLVEIHSVKGAGLESLYIRRVRDLIGHGECIMGLIDSYPAGLDYADEKTLMEIERKCVEWRWKLKKKAYRCARVHGDFHPWNILFREGTDFTALDRSRGEWGEPADDLAAMTINYLFYSLQAYGEIKDPFRKLFEIFWENYLNKTGDEEILTVIQPYYAWRGLVIASPIWYPNLTKETRTKIFNFIMNVLRLEKLSIKDINIYF